One stretch of Armigeres subalbatus isolate Guangzhou_Male chromosome 2, GZ_Asu_2, whole genome shotgun sequence DNA includes these proteins:
- the LOC134211219 gene encoding acetylcholinesterase-like isoform X1 — MIYVIRSFGCKLLRHVEIGSVTRSMSAANRINVEVHQGTVSGVREKLPNGNESFAFRGIPYAKPPIGELRYKAPQPLDKFQYPILDCSVERDVCFSRNIFSQKVEGSEDCLYLNVYSPKIGSEEKALPVMVFIHGGAFMFGSGNSDCYSPEYLVQEDVVAVTLNYRLGPLGFTYLPSQGIEGNAGLKDQLMALKWVKQNIGKFGGDPNNVTIFGESAGGASVHLHLLSPNSRQYFHKAICQSGCSIMEWVMQRDPEYKARTLAKLVGCKGTTDEDVYESLMTSSTADIIGRMTAVLTDDEKIRGLPIPFKPVVESESAIDAIVTKPPIDVLKTPNSIANIPVMMGVNNKEGTIMLLDGIKKLELYDNDMARMIPRSVNVNPGTKTSNELGEEIKKFYFGNQSVDTKTLPQLADLMSDYHFTIFANICSELHSRFQHQSPLYFYNFSFDGMLNMYKKLLNLSVPGASHADELSYQFIFRMAPVKVEPDSPEARVRYYMCRMWTNFAKYGNPTPPEDSSLPYRWDPVQKISPESKEEFKLDCLDISEKPKMVTNPDKHRMDFWRSVYKRFNEGVLKVKL; from the exons ATGATATACGTTATAAGATCCTTTGGCTGCAAGTTGCTACGTCATGTCGAAATTGGCTCTGTAACTCGATCG ATGAGCGCTGCTAATCGCATTAATGTTGAAGTACATCAAGGCACAGTATCCGGTGTTCGGGAAAAGCTTCCCAACGGAAATGAATCATTCGCTTTCCGGGGGATTCCGTACGCTAAGCCACCTATAGGAGAGCTACGTTACAAGGCTCCGCAGCCTTTAGACAAATTTCAGTATCCGATATTGGATTGTAGTGTGGAACGCGATGTGTGCTTTAGTAGGAATATATTTTCCCAAAAGGTGGAAGGCTCAGAGGACTGTCTTTATCTGAATGTGTATTCACCAAAGATAGGAAGTGAGGAGAAGGCACTTCCAGTGATGGTATTTATTCATGGAGGAGCATTTATGTTTGGCAGTGGAAACAGTGATTG TTACTCTCCTGAATACCTCGTACAAGAAGATGTTGTAGCAGTAACATTGAACTACCGACTTGGTCCACTGGGATTCACTTATCTACCGAGCCAAGGTATCGAAGGGAACGCCGGATTAAAGGACCAACTGATGGCATTGAAATGGGTTAAACAGAACATTGGGAAGTTCGGTGGCGATCCAAACAACGTGACGATTTTTGGAGAAAGCGCTGGAGGTGCCTCAGTGCATTTGCATTTGCTGTCGCCCAATTCTAGACAATATTTCCATAAAGCCATCTGTCAGAGTGGATGCAGTATCATGGAATGGGTTATGCAACGTGATCCAGAGTACAAGGCGAGAACGTTGGCCAAATTGGTCGGATGCAAAGGAACGACTGATGAAGACGTTTATGAATCGTTGATGACGTCATCTACTGCTGATATTATAGGACGGATGACGGCTGTTCTGACGGATGATGAAAAGATTCGTGGACTACCCATACCATTTAAACCGGTAGTGGAGAGTGAATCTGCCATTGATGCAATTGTGACAAAACCGCCAATTGATGTACTTAAGACTCCAAATAGTATCGCTAACATACCGGTTATGATGGGAGTGAATAATAAGGAGGGCACAATCATGCTGCTGGATGGCATTAAAAAACTAGAGCTGTATGATAATGATATGGCTCGCATGATTCCACGAAGTGTAAATGTGAATCCTGGTACAAAGACCAGCAACGAGCTGGGTGAGGAGattaagaaattttattttggaaatcaGTCGGTCGACACAAAGACTCTTCCACAGTTGGCAGATTTGATGAGTGATTatcattttacaatttttgcaaaCATTTGCAGTGAGCTACATTCCCGATTTCAGCACCAATCCCCGCTGTACTTTTATAACTTTAGCTTCGACGGAATGTTGAACATGTACAAGAAACTGCTAAACCTAAGCGTGCCTGGAGCGAGTCATGCCGATGAATTATCTTATCAATTTAT ATTTCGAATGGCTCCGGTTAAGGTAGAACCCGATTCGCCGGAGGCACGGGTACGCTACTACATGTGTCGGATGTGGACCAACTTTGCCAAGTATGGCAATCCGACTCCACCGGAGGACAGCTCACTCCCCTACCGGTGGGATCCAGTGCAAAAAATTTCCCCAGAGTCCAAGGAGGAATTCAAACTGGATTGTCTGGATATTAGCGAGAAACCGAAAATGGTCACCAACCCGGATAAGCACAGAATGGATTTTTGGAGGTCGGTGTACAAGCGGTTCAATGAGGGAGTATTGAAGGTGAAGCTGTGA
- the LOC134211219 gene encoding acetylcholinesterase-like isoform X2, translating to MLNILEQSLKMSAANRINVEVHQGTVSGVREKLPNGNESFAFRGIPYAKPPIGELRYKAPQPLDKFQYPILDCSVERDVCFSRNIFSQKVEGSEDCLYLNVYSPKIGSEEKALPVMVFIHGGAFMFGSGNSDCYSPEYLVQEDVVAVTLNYRLGPLGFTYLPSQGIEGNAGLKDQLMALKWVKQNIGKFGGDPNNVTIFGESAGGASVHLHLLSPNSRQYFHKAICQSGCSIMEWVMQRDPEYKARTLAKLVGCKGTTDEDVYESLMTSSTADIIGRMTAVLTDDEKIRGLPIPFKPVVESESAIDAIVTKPPIDVLKTPNSIANIPVMMGVNNKEGTIMLLDGIKKLELYDNDMARMIPRSVNVNPGTKTSNELGEEIKKFYFGNQSVDTKTLPQLADLMSDYHFTIFANICSELHSRFQHQSPLYFYNFSFDGMLNMYKKLLNLSVPGASHADELSYQFIFRMAPVKVEPDSPEARVRYYMCRMWTNFAKYGNPTPPEDSSLPYRWDPVQKISPESKEEFKLDCLDISEKPKMVTNPDKHRMDFWRSVYKRFNEGVLKVKL from the exons ATGTTGAATATTCTTGAACAGTCTTTGAAG ATGAGCGCTGCTAATCGCATTAATGTTGAAGTACATCAAGGCACAGTATCCGGTGTTCGGGAAAAGCTTCCCAACGGAAATGAATCATTCGCTTTCCGGGGGATTCCGTACGCTAAGCCACCTATAGGAGAGCTACGTTACAAGGCTCCGCAGCCTTTAGACAAATTTCAGTATCCGATATTGGATTGTAGTGTGGAACGCGATGTGTGCTTTAGTAGGAATATATTTTCCCAAAAGGTGGAAGGCTCAGAGGACTGTCTTTATCTGAATGTGTATTCACCAAAGATAGGAAGTGAGGAGAAGGCACTTCCAGTGATGGTATTTATTCATGGAGGAGCATTTATGTTTGGCAGTGGAAACAGTGATTG TTACTCTCCTGAATACCTCGTACAAGAAGATGTTGTAGCAGTAACATTGAACTACCGACTTGGTCCACTGGGATTCACTTATCTACCGAGCCAAGGTATCGAAGGGAACGCCGGATTAAAGGACCAACTGATGGCATTGAAATGGGTTAAACAGAACATTGGGAAGTTCGGTGGCGATCCAAACAACGTGACGATTTTTGGAGAAAGCGCTGGAGGTGCCTCAGTGCATTTGCATTTGCTGTCGCCCAATTCTAGACAATATTTCCATAAAGCCATCTGTCAGAGTGGATGCAGTATCATGGAATGGGTTATGCAACGTGATCCAGAGTACAAGGCGAGAACGTTGGCCAAATTGGTCGGATGCAAAGGAACGACTGATGAAGACGTTTATGAATCGTTGATGACGTCATCTACTGCTGATATTATAGGACGGATGACGGCTGTTCTGACGGATGATGAAAAGATTCGTGGACTACCCATACCATTTAAACCGGTAGTGGAGAGTGAATCTGCCATTGATGCAATTGTGACAAAACCGCCAATTGATGTACTTAAGACTCCAAATAGTATCGCTAACATACCGGTTATGATGGGAGTGAATAATAAGGAGGGCACAATCATGCTGCTGGATGGCATTAAAAAACTAGAGCTGTATGATAATGATATGGCTCGCATGATTCCACGAAGTGTAAATGTGAATCCTGGTACAAAGACCAGCAACGAGCTGGGTGAGGAGattaagaaattttattttggaaatcaGTCGGTCGACACAAAGACTCTTCCACAGTTGGCAGATTTGATGAGTGATTatcattttacaatttttgcaaaCATTTGCAGTGAGCTACATTCCCGATTTCAGCACCAATCCCCGCTGTACTTTTATAACTTTAGCTTCGACGGAATGTTGAACATGTACAAGAAACTGCTAAACCTAAGCGTGCCTGGAGCGAGTCATGCCGATGAATTATCTTATCAATTTAT ATTTCGAATGGCTCCGGTTAAGGTAGAACCCGATTCGCCGGAGGCACGGGTACGCTACTACATGTGTCGGATGTGGACCAACTTTGCCAAGTATGGCAATCCGACTCCACCGGAGGACAGCTCACTCCCCTACCGGTGGGATCCAGTGCAAAAAATTTCCCCAGAGTCCAAGGAGGAATTCAAACTGGATTGTCTGGATATTAGCGAGAAACCGAAAATGGTCACCAACCCGGATAAGCACAGAATGGATTTTTGGAGGTCGGTGTACAAGCGGTTCAATGAGGGAGTATTGAAGGTGAAGCTGTGA
- the LOC134211219 gene encoding juvenile hormone esterase-like isoform X3: MSAANRINVEVHQGTVSGVREKLPNGNESFAFRGIPYAKPPIGELRYKAPQPLDKFQYPILDCSVERDVCFSRNIFSQKVEGSEDCLYLNVYSPKIGSEEKALPVMVFIHGGAFMFGSGNSDCYSPEYLVQEDVVAVTLNYRLGPLGFTYLPSQGIEGNAGLKDQLMALKWVKQNIGKFGGDPNNVTIFGESAGGASVHLHLLSPNSRQYFHKAICQSGCSIMEWVMQRDPEYKARTLAKLVGCKGTTDEDVYESLMTSSTADIIGRMTAVLTDDEKIRGLPIPFKPVVESESAIDAIVTKPPIDVLKTPNSIANIPVMMGVNNKEGTIMLLDGIKKLELYDNDMARMIPRSVNVNPGTKTSNELGEEIKKFYFGNQSVDTKTLPQLADLMSDYHFTIFANICSELHSRFQHQSPLYFYNFSFDGMLNMYKKLLNLSVPGASHADELSYQFIFRMAPVKVEPDSPEARVRYYMCRMWTNFAKYGNPTPPEDSSLPYRWDPVQKISPESKEEFKLDCLDISEKPKMVTNPDKHRMDFWRSVYKRFNEGVLKVKL; this comes from the exons ATGAGCGCTGCTAATCGCATTAATGTTGAAGTACATCAAGGCACAGTATCCGGTGTTCGGGAAAAGCTTCCCAACGGAAATGAATCATTCGCTTTCCGGGGGATTCCGTACGCTAAGCCACCTATAGGAGAGCTACGTTACAAGGCTCCGCAGCCTTTAGACAAATTTCAGTATCCGATATTGGATTGTAGTGTGGAACGCGATGTGTGCTTTAGTAGGAATATATTTTCCCAAAAGGTGGAAGGCTCAGAGGACTGTCTTTATCTGAATGTGTATTCACCAAAGATAGGAAGTGAGGAGAAGGCACTTCCAGTGATGGTATTTATTCATGGAGGAGCATTTATGTTTGGCAGTGGAAACAGTGATTG TTACTCTCCTGAATACCTCGTACAAGAAGATGTTGTAGCAGTAACATTGAACTACCGACTTGGTCCACTGGGATTCACTTATCTACCGAGCCAAGGTATCGAAGGGAACGCCGGATTAAAGGACCAACTGATGGCATTGAAATGGGTTAAACAGAACATTGGGAAGTTCGGTGGCGATCCAAACAACGTGACGATTTTTGGAGAAAGCGCTGGAGGTGCCTCAGTGCATTTGCATTTGCTGTCGCCCAATTCTAGACAATATTTCCATAAAGCCATCTGTCAGAGTGGATGCAGTATCATGGAATGGGTTATGCAACGTGATCCAGAGTACAAGGCGAGAACGTTGGCCAAATTGGTCGGATGCAAAGGAACGACTGATGAAGACGTTTATGAATCGTTGATGACGTCATCTACTGCTGATATTATAGGACGGATGACGGCTGTTCTGACGGATGATGAAAAGATTCGTGGACTACCCATACCATTTAAACCGGTAGTGGAGAGTGAATCTGCCATTGATGCAATTGTGACAAAACCGCCAATTGATGTACTTAAGACTCCAAATAGTATCGCTAACATACCGGTTATGATGGGAGTGAATAATAAGGAGGGCACAATCATGCTGCTGGATGGCATTAAAAAACTAGAGCTGTATGATAATGATATGGCTCGCATGATTCCACGAAGTGTAAATGTGAATCCTGGTACAAAGACCAGCAACGAGCTGGGTGAGGAGattaagaaattttattttggaaatcaGTCGGTCGACACAAAGACTCTTCCACAGTTGGCAGATTTGATGAGTGATTatcattttacaatttttgcaaaCATTTGCAGTGAGCTACATTCCCGATTTCAGCACCAATCCCCGCTGTACTTTTATAACTTTAGCTTCGACGGAATGTTGAACATGTACAAGAAACTGCTAAACCTAAGCGTGCCTGGAGCGAGTCATGCCGATGAATTATCTTATCAATTTAT ATTTCGAATGGCTCCGGTTAAGGTAGAACCCGATTCGCCGGAGGCACGGGTACGCTACTACATGTGTCGGATGTGGACCAACTTTGCCAAGTATGGCAATCCGACTCCACCGGAGGACAGCTCACTCCCCTACCGGTGGGATCCAGTGCAAAAAATTTCCCCAGAGTCCAAGGAGGAATTCAAACTGGATTGTCTGGATATTAGCGAGAAACCGAAAATGGTCACCAACCCGGATAAGCACAGAATGGATTTTTGGAGGTCGGTGTACAAGCGGTTCAATGAGGGAGTATTGAAGGTGAAGCTGTGA